In the genome of Aureimonas sp. OT7, one region contains:
- a CDS encoding FAD-binding oxidoreductase — protein sequence MEDAVNLARLLSERLGAGAVLTDPADMVRYCRDWHGDVTTGAVAVLRPASTDEVSAAVRLCAELGLSIVPQGGNTGLALGGIPDRPQAEVVLSLERMNRIRSIAPDDFSAIVDAGCVLESIKVAVDAAGCYFPLALGAQGSCQIGGNVSTNAGGINVLRYGMTRELILGLEVVLADGTVWNGLSRLRKDNRGIDLKQLFIGAEGTLGVVTGVAIKLLPKPEHVETALLALPSVEAAMALYRRARRDCCDLISAFELMRPEAFSFARDAHPDLPQSLPTDYPAYVLTELTATGPIDLRAMLEAFLEKEMEAGEILDGVIAASRQQALNLWKVREGMNEGQAMRGPHLRTDLSVPLSRVADYIEEASAAIAESMPQCDVAAYGHVGDGNIHFNVIPPRGASREETEAVISRAKSILYDILDRYDGSLSAEHGIGRLKKSDFVQRMPEAQDRLLRALKTALDPEWRMNPGCQIDR from the coding sequence ATGGAGGACGCGGTGAACCTTGCCCGGCTCCTGTCCGAACGCCTGGGTGCCGGCGCGGTCCTGACGGACCCTGCCGACATGGTGCGCTACTGTCGCGACTGGCACGGCGACGTGACCACGGGGGCTGTCGCCGTGCTGCGGCCGGCCTCGACCGACGAGGTGTCCGCCGCCGTGCGTCTTTGCGCCGAACTGGGCTTGTCCATCGTGCCGCAGGGCGGCAACACCGGGCTGGCGCTGGGCGGCATCCCGGACAGGCCGCAGGCGGAAGTCGTCCTCTCGCTCGAGCGGATGAACCGGATCCGCTCCATCGCTCCGGACGACTTTTCCGCAATCGTCGACGCCGGCTGCGTGCTGGAGTCGATCAAGGTCGCGGTGGACGCGGCGGGTTGCTATTTTCCGCTGGCGCTCGGCGCGCAGGGATCGTGCCAGATCGGCGGCAACGTTTCCACCAATGCCGGCGGCATCAATGTGCTGCGCTACGGCATGACGCGCGAGCTGATCCTGGGACTGGAAGTGGTGCTGGCCGATGGCACGGTGTGGAACGGCCTGTCGCGCTTGCGCAAGGACAATCGCGGCATCGACCTGAAGCAGCTCTTCATCGGGGCGGAAGGCACGCTGGGTGTCGTCACCGGGGTGGCGATCAAGCTTCTGCCCAAGCCGGAACATGTGGAAACCGCGCTCCTGGCGCTACCCAGCGTGGAGGCGGCGATGGCCCTTTATCGCCGGGCCCGTCGCGATTGCTGCGACCTGATCAGCGCCTTCGAGCTGATGCGGCCGGAAGCCTTCAGCTTTGCGCGCGATGCGCATCCGGACTTGCCGCAATCCCTGCCTACCGATTATCCGGCCTATGTGTTGACGGAACTGACGGCCACCGGCCCGATCGATCTGCGCGCCATGCTGGAGGCGTTCCTGGAGAAGGAGATGGAGGCCGGCGAGATTCTCGACGGCGTCATCGCGGCCTCGCGCCAGCAGGCGCTGAACCTCTGGAAGGTGCGTGAAGGCATGAACGAGGGGCAGGCCATGCGCGGCCCGCATCTGCGTACCGACCTCTCTGTCCCGCTGTCCCGGGTCGCCGACTATATCGAAGAGGCCAGCGCCGCCATCGCCGAAAGCATGCCCCAGTGTGACGTCGCGGCCTATGGCCATGTCGGCGACGGCAATATCCACTTCAACGTCATACCGCCCCGCGGTGCGTCGCGGGAGGAGACGGAGGCCGTCATCAGCCGAGCCAAATCGATCCTCTACGACATACTGGACCGGTATGATGGCAGCCTCAGTGCCGAGCACGGCATCGGCCGTCTCAAGAAGTCCGATTTCGTGCAGCGCATGCCCGAGGCCCAGGATCGCCTGCTGCGGGCCCTGAAAACCGCGCTGGACCCGGAGTGGCGGATGAACCCCGGTTGCCAGATCGACCGATAA
- a CDS encoding Ldh family oxidoreductase, giving the protein MADVVLTPAELLETRVHAALVEAGADEPSATAATRAMMHASRLGVDSHGVRLTPHYSRVLKGGRVNGRPDMAVKENSPVSFALDADHGLGHPAMYKAVDVATDAAARMGIAAVGVHRSSHFGAAGAYAMAGQERGCITICVANSDSIVALFNGAERFHGTNPLAIGIPVPGEKPWLLDMATSSVPMNRVLLYRVLGIQLPEGVAADLAGTPTRDAREAEMLMPLGGADFGFKGAALAGFISIMSSVVAGATPDPFVIDMVGEDVSTPRNIGHFLIAIHPSFFGGGSSYGEQIKAYLGALRGSRAREGGVMAPGEREWKVEIERAANGIPVDPETAAFLGLA; this is encoded by the coding sequence ATGGCCGATGTAGTGCTGACACCTGCTGAGCTTCTGGAAACGCGCGTCCATGCGGCGCTGGTCGAAGCGGGGGCGGACGAGCCCTCGGCGACCGCCGCGACGCGTGCGATGATGCATGCCTCCAGGCTCGGGGTGGACAGCCATGGCGTGCGGCTGACACCGCATTACAGCCGCGTCTTGAAGGGCGGGCGGGTCAATGGCCGTCCCGACATGGCGGTGAAGGAAAATTCACCGGTCTCCTTCGCGCTGGATGCCGACCACGGCCTCGGCCATCCGGCCATGTACAAGGCGGTGGATGTCGCCACCGATGCCGCCGCGCGCATGGGCATCGCCGCGGTGGGCGTTCATCGCTCGTCCCATTTCGGGGCGGCCGGGGCCTATGCCATGGCCGGCCAGGAGCGGGGCTGCATCACCATCTGCGTCGCCAACAGCGATTCCATAGTGGCGTTGTTCAATGGCGCGGAGCGGTTCCACGGGACAAACCCGCTGGCCATCGGCATCCCCGTGCCGGGCGAAAAGCCCTGGCTGCTGGACATGGCCACCTCGTCGGTGCCGATGAACCGCGTGCTGCTGTATAGGGTGCTCGGCATCCAGTTGCCGGAAGGCGTGGCTGCCGATCTGGCCGGCACGCCGACGCGCGACGCCAGGGAAGCCGAAATGCTGATGCCGCTGGGCGGCGCCGATTTCGGCTTCAAGGGGGCGGCGCTGGCCGGCTTCATCTCGATCATGTCGTCCGTGGTCGCCGGCGCGACGCCCGATCCGTTCGTCATCGACATGGTGGGCGAGGATGTTTCCACACCGCGCAATATCGGCCACTTCCTCATCGCCATCCACCCGTCCTTCTTCGGCGGCGGCTCCAGTTACGGCGAGCAGATCAAGGCCTATCTCGGCGCGCTGCGCGGCAGCCGCGCGCGGGAGGGCGGCGTGATGGCGCCGGGCGAGCGTGAATGGAAGGTCGAGATCGAGCGCGCCGCCAACGGCATCCCGGTCGATCCCGAGACGGCCGCGTTCCTGGGCCTTGCCTGA
- a CDS encoding HAD-IA family hydrolase, translating into MPALIFDVDGTLAETEELHRQAFNRAFADHGIGWQWDETLYRDLLRVTGGKERIIAYAQGQGGMAVPDAARLHAAKTGHYVDAVDGGRLALRPGIAALIAEARARGVGLAIATTTSRDNVDSLLAHTLGPDHGFDVIACGDMVPAKKPAPDIYQLALRMLGMPPAECLAIEDSANGLRAAKAAGLRCVVTPALYTAADDFTGAEIIVEGPLDPRQILTMLGL; encoded by the coding sequence ATGCCCGCGCTGATCTTCGATGTCGATGGAACCTTGGCCGAGACGGAGGAACTGCATCGGCAGGCGTTCAACCGGGCCTTCGCCGATCATGGCATCGGCTGGCAATGGGACGAGACCCTGTACCGCGACCTCCTGAGGGTCACCGGCGGCAAGGAACGCATTATTGCGTATGCGCAAGGGCAGGGCGGGATGGCCGTGCCCGACGCGGCCCGGCTGCATGCCGCAAAGACGGGCCATTACGTCGATGCGGTGGATGGCGGCCGGCTGGCCCTGCGACCCGGCATCGCCGCGCTGATCGCCGAGGCGCGGGCGCGCGGCGTTGGCCTGGCCATCGCCACGACCACCAGCCGTGACAATGTCGACAGCCTGCTCGCCCATACGCTCGGGCCGGATCATGGCTTCGATGTCATCGCCTGCGGCGACATGGTGCCGGCCAAGAAGCCCGCACCCGACATCTACCAGCTTGCGCTCCGGATGCTGGGCATGCCGCCCGCCGAATGCCTCGCCATCGAGGATTCCGCCAACGGACTCCGGGCGGCGAAGGCGGCCGGCCTGCGCTGCGTGGTGACGCCGGCCCTCTATACGGCGGCGGACGATTTCACCGGTGCGGAGATCATCGTCGAAGGGCCCCTCGATCCGCGCCAGATCCTGACGATGCTTGGCCTTTGA
- the rpe gene encoding ribulose-phosphate 3-epimerase, which translates to MTLIIAPSILSADFSRLGEEIIAVDKAGADWIHLDVMDGHFVPNITFGPPVVKAVRHTTDKIFDCHLMIEPCDPYLEAFAKAGADYITVHAEATKHLDRSLQAIRDLGKKAGVSLNPGTPEQAIEYVLDRVDLILLMTVNPGFGGQAFIPAVVDKVRRVKRMIGDRPIHIEIDGGVAPDTAPLVVEAGANVLVAGSAIFKGGTPEHYARNMQAIRDSVEAARKAA; encoded by the coding sequence ATGACGCTCATCATCGCACCCTCGATCCTTTCCGCGGATTTCTCGCGCCTCGGCGAAGAGATCATCGCCGTGGACAAGGCCGGCGCCGACTGGATCCATCTCGATGTCATGGACGGGCACTTCGTACCCAACATCACCTTCGGGCCGCCGGTCGTGAAGGCGGTGCGGCACACGACGGACAAGATCTTCGACTGCCACCTGATGATCGAGCCCTGCGACCCGTATCTGGAAGCCTTCGCCAAGGCCGGCGCGGACTACATCACCGTCCATGCCGAGGCAACCAAGCATCTGGACCGTTCTCTTCAGGCGATCCGCGATCTCGGCAAGAAGGCCGGCGTATCGCTGAACCCGGGCACCCCGGAACAGGCAATCGAATACGTGCTGGACAGGGTGGACCTGATCCTCCTGATGACCGTCAATCCCGGCTTCGGCGGCCAGGCCTTCATTCCGGCCGTGGTGGACAAGGTCCGCCGCGTGAAGCGGATGATCGGCGACAGGCCGATCCACATCGAGATTGACGGCGGCGTCGCGCCCGATACCGCGCCCCTCGTCGTCGAAGCGGGGGCGAACGTGCTGGTTGCCGGCTCCGCCATCTTCAAGGGCGGCACGCCCGAGCATTACGCCCGCAACATGCAGGCGATCCGGGATAGCGTCGAGGCTGCCCGCAAGGCGGCCTGA
- the cbbX gene encoding CbbX protein, with protein sequence MTAAAMERDPATAEAVNLRRDFVESGVAEVLDALDRSLIGLAPVKQRIRETAALLLVERARRRLGLAFETPTLHMSFTGNPGTGKTTVALRMADLLHRLGYVRKGHLVSVTRDDLVGQYIGHTAPKTKEILKKAMGGVLFIDEAYYLYRPENERDYGQEAIEILLQVMENQRDDLVVILAGYGDRMERFFESNPGFRSRIAHHIDFPDYGGDELLSIALGMLERQGYRFAPEAQAVMARYIDMRRRQPHFANARSIRNALDRARLRQANRLFESGDGALTADDLSRIEACDIAASRVLAGAAPQIRKDTE encoded by the coding sequence ATGACGGCCGCCGCCATGGAACGCGACCCGGCTACGGCGGAGGCCGTGAATCTGCGGCGCGACTTCGTCGAATCCGGCGTCGCGGAGGTGCTGGACGCTCTCGACCGATCGCTCATTGGGCTGGCCCCGGTCAAGCAGCGTATCCGGGAGACGGCCGCCCTGCTTCTGGTGGAGCGGGCCCGCCGGCGCCTGGGGCTGGCCTTCGAGACGCCGACCCTTCACATGAGCTTCACCGGCAATCCCGGCACGGGCAAGACCACCGTCGCCCTCCGCATGGCGGACCTGCTCCACCGGTTGGGATACGTGCGCAAGGGGCACCTCGTCTCCGTCACACGGGACGATCTCGTCGGCCAGTATATCGGCCACACCGCGCCCAAGACGAAGGAGATCCTGAAGAAGGCGATGGGCGGAGTCCTCTTCATCGACGAGGCCTACTATCTGTACCGGCCGGAAAACGAGCGCGACTACGGCCAGGAGGCGATCGAGATCCTGTTGCAGGTGATGGAGAACCAGCGCGACGACCTCGTCGTGATCCTGGCCGGATATGGAGACCGCATGGAGCGCTTCTTCGAAAGCAATCCGGGCTTTCGCTCCCGTATCGCACATCATATCGACTTTCCCGACTATGGGGGCGATGAGCTGCTGTCCATTGCGCTGGGCATGCTGGAACGGCAGGGCTATCGCTTTGCGCCGGAGGCGCAGGCGGTGATGGCGCGCTATATCGACATGCGCCGGCGACAGCCGCATTTCGCCAATGCACGCTCCATCCGCAACGCGCTGGACCGGGCGCGCCTGCGGCAGGCCAACCGCCTGTTCGAAAGCGGCGACGGGGCGTTGACAGCGGACGATCTATCGCGGATCGAAGCTTGCGACATCGCCGCCAGCCGCGTACTGGCCGGCGCAGCGCCGCAAATACGGAAGGACACGGAATGA
- a CDS encoding ribulose bisphosphate carboxylase small subunit — protein sequence MKVTQGTFSFLPDLTDAQIAAQVQYCLDNGWAVNIEFTDDPHPRNTYWDMWGHPMFDIADAAGVMMELNACRKVNGHLYIRLSAFDSSHGWESVKLSFIVNRPAAEPGFRLRRQEAEGRNIRYTTEPYSGDRPEGERYA from the coding sequence ATGAAGGTGACCCAGGGGACATTCTCGTTCCTGCCCGACCTGACGGACGCGCAGATCGCCGCGCAGGTGCAATACTGCCTCGACAACGGATGGGCGGTGAACATCGAGTTCACCGACGACCCGCATCCCCGCAACACCTATTGGGACATGTGGGGCCATCCGATGTTCGATATCGCCGACGCCGCCGGTGTGATGATGGAACTGAACGCATGCCGCAAGGTGAACGGCCATCTCTACATCCGCCTGTCGGCCTTCGATTCGAGCCATGGCTGGGAGTCGGTGAAGCTGTCCTTCATCGTCAACCGCCCCGCAGCGGAGCCGGGCTTCCGCCTGCGGCGGCAGGAGGCGGAGGGCCGTAACATCCGCTACACGACCGAGCCCTACTCGGGCGACCGGCCTGAAGGCGAGCGTTACGCATGA